One genomic region from Chlamydia poikilotherma encodes:
- the rpsS gene encoding 30S ribosomal protein S19, whose product MSRSLRKGPFVDHHLIKKVRAMNLLEKKSPIKTWSRRSMITPEMIGHTFEVHNGKKFLTVFVSETMVGHKLGEFSPTRIFKSHPVKKG is encoded by the coding sequence ATGAGTAGATCGTTAAGAAAGGGTCCTTTTGTTGATCACCATCTGATAAAAAAAGTGCGTGCTATGAACTTGCTGGAGAAGAAATCTCCAATTAAAACTTGGTCTCGTCGTTCTATGATTACCCCTGAAATGATTGGCCACACATTTGAAGTTCACAACGGAAAAAAGTTTCTAACAGTTTTTGTTTCAGAAACTATGGTAGGACATAAGTTGGGAGAATTTTCCCCAACAAGAATATTTAAAAGTCATCCCGTGAAGAAAGGGTAA